Within Sinorhizobium sp. RAC02, the genomic segment CCAGGACCGGCTCCCCGCCTGACACCTCAAGCGCCGACGCGGCATCGACGAGGCCACGATCGAAAAAGACGAGCCCCGGGTGATCGCGCACCGCTTCGCGATCGGCGAGCGCCATGGCAATGGCGCGGCGGGCAAAGGCAGTGAGATCAAGCCATGGCAGGGCCTGGCCACCGCTTGCCAGTTCCTCCTGCACGATGCGGCGTCCCGGTTCCTCGACGACAACATGGCCACGCCGGCGAAGTTCTTCGAGCAAGGTCGATTTTCCGCCGCCCGAGCAGCCGGAAAGCACGATGAAGCGGTCGGACATGATGTTGCCTTTCTGGAACGGGAAAACGGCGGGGCGTGATTGCGGTTGCGTCCTGCCGGTCGGCAAGGTGATATGCCTGAAATTCGGGCGATTCGGAGGGTTATATGGCGGTTCTTGTCACGGGCGGCGCGGGTTATATCGGCAGCCACATGGTCTGGGCGCTCATCGACGCCGGCGAAGAGGTGGTGGTGCTGGACCGGCTTTCCACCGGCTTCCGCTGGGCCGTGGCGCCGGAAGCGCGGTTCTATGAGGGCGACATCGCCGATGCCGCGCTGTTGGCACAAATCTTCGCCGAAAACGCCATCGACGCGATCATTCATTTTGCCGGTTCGATCATCGTGCCGGAATCGGTCGCCGACCCCCTCTCCTATTACGAGAACAATACGGTCAAGTCACGGGCGCTGATCGCCGCCGCCGTCGCGGCGAAGGTGCCGTATTTCGTGTTCTCCTCGACCGCCGCCGTCTACGGCACGCCTGATGGCACCGAGCCGGTGCTGGAAACGGCCGCGCTGCGACCGGAATCGCCCTACGGCTCCTCCAAGCTGATGACCGAGATCATGCTGCGCGATACCGCCGCGGCGCATGACTTCACCTATA encodes:
- a CDS encoding AAA family ATPase — encoded protein: MSDRFIVLSGCSGGGKSTLLEELRRRGHVVVEEPGRRIVQEELASGGQALPWLDLTAFARRAIAMALADREAVRDHPGLVFFDRGLVDAASALEVSGGEPVLAGPAAGHRYNRRVFLTPPWPDIYAGDAERRHGFDAALEEYDRLEKLYPALGYETVILPKVSVVERANFVLDQL